Within the Drosophila kikkawai strain 14028-0561.14 chromosome 4, DkikHiC1v2, whole genome shotgun sequence genome, the region cagAGACAATCGACAAATGGGACACTCCTACTTATTTCGGGGAACTAAACACAAAATGGTGTAGAGAAAAAGTCATCGTGGTGAtgaacttattaaaaaatagGTTTGTTAAATTGtagctaaatatatatacctctGTTGGTACACTATTTTAATTGAACAATAattgaatcaataaaatgtACTCcaatattatttgttatttaatattgCATAGCATTAACCGACATTAACGGAAAATTATTCATAATCAAATGTACGACCTTATAGTTTTATAGTCATTACTTCAATATTAACAAATCATTATTCGGCCTCCGTTTGTCCACTTGAGTGCaacgttttttttaattttccgcCTGTGTTCttcaaattatatattaataaatatatacatatatttttataaagcttatttatttaagcctAATAGttactaaataaattatattatattaaagttaatattttaatcttactaaaattgtttttacccTGACTTTATCATTTTTAAGCTGGAACGGGAATAATTATATCCTTGCAAGGGTACAAAATTTTAAGTCATAAGTTTGAAGCACAgtaaaggagtcatttccaatcctataaataaaatatataaatatattcttgatcatccgTTCCTACGCAAACTACGCTCTCAGGTTTGAATGCAACTTTGATTATATCATAGTGCTGATACAGGAACGATCGgagaattaataaaaaatatataactgctgtttttcaacatctACTTTAAGATAAAgcctttttgtattatttcagaatttcggttttaattttatgaaaatcgaatgactatatcatatacataGAAGCCAAGAACGATCCAggaattaatagaaaaaaaattatgaaactGGATATCCaaagctgccatagaaacgatcggtagatgtacaGAAAAATGCAAAGTTGTGAATGTTAaactgtaaaactgtaaatgcAGTATGTAATATGTTAGATAATGAAAGATACTTTCTACTTAATCTggatgtatatttaaaatttgaaactgGAGGCGCGGCGAAGTtaacttcctttcttgtttaactATTAAATTTATGCCTTAATCAAATATAAGCTGTTTTTCGCTAATTCCATTTCTTTTGTATATACCTATACCTAAAAAGATACATTTATTATATCCAATTCTTTTTAGGAACGTCTTTTaggcaaaaaaattaatttgtaaaaaattttacagaTTATATACAACACCTTTGTATGTTATTGTTTGTGAAAAGTTTAATCTAAAAAAAGCTATCGACAcgcttttaaaaaatttaataatacaaatcaTATATATACTGATACAAATAAACGTATTCAGGTTATaggcaaaagttttttttttcgatcgTTAGTGTTGTAGCCATCCGATTGACCTTTGACTTAAATTACACTATCTTTAATTTAACCTAAAAATCTGAGGCACTAGTTTGTATAGTAATCTTTTGGTCTACATAAAAATGTGTGTGGCtccaaacaatttattttatattgtcCGTATGTATTATGAGtttgtatattaattaattatacaaTACTTCAAGCTGAATTTCTcaagtaaatatattcttttggAACACATAGTGCACACTTTAGATCCCATTTTTATTGGTATATTGCTTAATTTGGACTCGTTTTGAAGTATGTGGATCATCAGTTtaactttgaattaaaatccATAAACTGCTGAGGAAAACGTTTCTGCCCAGTGTAAAATAGAACACAAGTGAGTGTAGTCGCGTGTTTTAAATAAGTGCAAGTCTGTGAAATTTCACTGCTACTCTAGCCAAGTGCACTTGTGTCTTCACTGGATTAATTATTTGTGTTTAACAAGAAATTATACCaagatttatattttcctatgtacaaaaaaaaaaagactagAAGAAACAGGCTTCGTCTCTCTCCGACTTCTGTACTTATTGAAAAATTCAACTGCGATGGCTCAAAGCCAAATTCGAAATGAAGGTTTGTCAAAGTAAAACTTCGGGCACGTTCTCGCAGCATATATGCCATATGTGAGAGCGAAGGATGTGTGGTGAGTTGCGCTCAGAAGCTAAAAAGCAGTGGAGCACTCAGcagggaaatatttttttataaatcacgAAAGAACACACTGAGTGAAACCAGTTTGACCAGTTTATATTATCCTCCGGGTCCCGGTTCCGGGACGTCGTCGGACATATATGCTAATTTTAACAGAACTGACCCAACCCTTTTACGATTCGGCCTTGTCCTAAACCCAACCCTAACGTACGGGTTTTGTTCTCTACAAGTGTCTGCGTCCTAGACCGGATTCTGGGCTGCTGCCCATTGCCTAGCGTGAGAAAACCAGTTTTCGGTGATGATGCGATGCGTTCCGAACCCCTTCTTGGTCAGAGACGATGAAGTGTCCGGTAACGGACTGACATTAGGTCCCTGGTCCAGAGGCATGCACAGCTGCCATCGGCTAAGGAACTCTTTATGAAAACGGTCCGGTTCTAGGTCATAGAGGGTTGGTACATTTGCATATGATGATCCTTAGGTACGTAGAATGATCCAAGCTCAATCTGATTTTTGCCTGGAAATTCGTGGACATAGCGTGGAAGGCTACTTGGTCACCATACCATTGTCTTGCCGTGAACACTTCAAATAACGTTGAGCACAGTTTATATTGGGTCTTGACTAAATCAGTTTCAATTTGAATAGTTCGCAACAAGCTAGGGAACTTAAACATAACGTACATAGATACTGGAACTAAAGAGTTAAAGTCATGGGAGAATTAATGGAAATTCGaatgaaatacattttttaggaatttttttGAGGTTTAACAGTAATTGTCTAAGACGGAAGGCATCTACTGCGGTCTCAATATTTCGCTACACACAATGCCAAGGCCAGTGCCGAATTCCCAACTGTGTATATAATTAAACACGACTGTACCCAAGACATCATTAGCGAGGGATTTCTTTGGTTCTCCCACGCCCATACCCAAGCCATTCAATCGCCATTTCCAGTGCTACCGCTGCCCATCCCCAGACCCAAGCCATGCCACGCTTTTCTTCCTCTCCTTGCCAGCTTTTTCTCGCTTTCCTTTCGCCAGTtgatgatttaaaaatttaatgccTCGCGGCTATTAATGAAAGAAAATGCTCGcgcaataaaacaaaaacgggCATTGTGGGCCAAGCCGAAGGGATGTCGGGAGTGGAAAAGGAGATGGTAACTGGAAGTGGAGAGAAGTCCGCTGATGGCAGTGGTGGGTTTCCTAACGGATTGACTAACTGGACCGAACAGAAAATGGGACGCAGAACAGGCgagaaaaatcaaaagaaaaagaaataaatatggcGTTCGTGTTGTGCGCGAaacaagaaattttaaattcaaatattgaTGATGAACGGCACGGCGATGGCAAGTGGAAGAGAAGGCGAAAGACTGTTCGGCGAGATGGCAACCAATTTTCTTTTGGGAGAGAGGCAGAGCTGAGTTCTGGATGAGGAGCTTAGGtttttggtttctgttttttaataGATGCCCGAGTTGGGGGTGGAATAGAAAGAAGTAATAGTAGTGGAGGAGGTAGAGCATTAATGGTATGGCATCAGGTCCAAGAAGTTACTACAAATTTCCTCTGAGCAAAGTGGTGGTTGCTTTTCTTTCCATTTTATTCGAACACTTTTTTCAAACTAAACTTGACAGCCTTCctgttttttaaatcaatatattttgctagattttatatttcagaagAAATTTCAGCATAGCTACGAACTGTGACTTTCGGTTCGACCCTGTATAAGAGCTAGCGTCAGCAAACAGTGcgtttttcattaaattgaaatactGACCAGTAAATCCACTCAAAAGTCATGCATAAAGGGCGCAATATTTGGACacacattttcaatttaaagacAGCATAGGGCTCTTCAtatttcaattgatttttattatttcgttgGTATAATCGTAAAGATCCCTCGTCCgaaaatactaataattaaggGATAACATCTGGTCAGGTATGAAAAAAGATatttttcgaattttttttctggaaaaattggaaaattcctTGTTTAAAGCATGATACAATTATCGGTAATACCGTTGGGTCTAAATCGTTCATGTTTACCGGCTTATTTGGACAGCACGTGCTTATTCATTAATCCACTTACTATTGTCATATTACTCTCACTTCCAGGCTACCTGTCTACCTGTCTCACTTATGTATATGTTACATTGCTAGACCGAAATGTTGGCTTTGTTTCGGGACGGAACTATTATACTATTATACTATATATCTGAAGTGAATCATTGGAAATAAAAGTACATTCTCAAAACTAAGAGAGGACATAAGAAAACGGAATTCcttacaaaataatttggggcctaaaaaccttttaattCAGTTACTTTTTATTATGTTCCAGCCGGACTAAAATTTTGAAGCATATTGGTTCAACCGTCTCCGGTAGTTTTGGCTTAAACGATGTACTTTTCTTTGTCATTTCGTCCTTCCTTTCGTTATTTTTAAACTGTGATGCATTCAGTTATCCACCGTATTTGTCGGATTTCTTAAAGACAGTgggtaaattctttaaaaattctttaaggGGAGGGTATGGTTTGTTTTAACGTAAACAAGATctttttaataactttttcAACAAAAGATATTGAAGATTTCCGCAGGCCTTGAGAAGAAGTTGTGCGTCTACATAATCACTAGATCATCTGAAAACAACCAATCAGAATTgaattgtaatttattatttaataatgttttGGCGCCCTGTTAAGATAAATTTGACGTAAAATTTACGTATTGGTAAATTGGGAGCAAAACGAGctacttttcaaaatttgttgtttcgaaacggctaaagttagcttgaTAAGGGAAATAACCtaaaataacacaacatttattttgtggtaaattattaaaaacaagaaaggaagctaacttcggcacgccgaagtttgtatacccttgcagatattatttcattacattttacctatattattatgtttacagtttgacagttacagttttgcattcccagctttacattttttctacatctaccgatcggtttatatggcagctatatgatatagttgtccgatttttatgaaatttataccaaaattctagaataataaaataagcttatatcctggagtagatgaaaaaacgttgaaaaataacgaagttatagtttttttcctattaatttcccgatcgttcctatggcagctatatgatattgtcgtccgattttcaaaaaattaaaaccgaaattctgaaataatataaaatggccatatctcaaaaaatggccatatgcaaaaatgttgaaaaacagctaatttataattttttttctaaaaatttatccaacatttgtatggcagctatatgatatagtcgtctgatccggcccgttccgacatatatagcagtgagagtatatagaagactatgtgcaaagtttcattcacatagctttaaaactgagggactagtttgcgtagaaacggacagacggacggacagacggacggacagacggacagacggacagacggacatggctagatcgactcggctgttgatgctgatcaagaatatatatactttatagggtcggaaacgtctccttcactgcgttgcaaacttctgactgaaattataataccctgcaagggtataaatatttagaggtataGGAGTAATAGGGAATCTTCCGAGCGGCCTCAAAAGTTAGCTTGCAGTGTAACTGCCCACAGAAATATGCGAAAAGATTTCCTGATTTTATATCTAAATTGGATGTCGGAAACGTGAATTTCTCctaaaattacaaatgtaataaaattaaaataaaaaaaaattaaattatgtcCCACATATCAAAACTATTGGTGCAGTAGATTTTGGGTTATCGTGCACaccgataaaaaaaatacatcaacaaaaaaattcaataCCAAAGCCCCCCGCCCCCCCTAAATGTTAAGTATTTTTATGAAGAAGGGGAACTATTGTTCTAAAAAAGTGGGGTAGAGAGAGGtctttagaaaaaaaaatcctttagAAAAATGGTTCTTTCTCTCTTgcattaatacattttttttcgttcTAAATTCGGCGATTGGTTCGTCGGAGAAAAGTTTTCCTGCAATTTCACAAAAAGTGGGAAATTTCTAATCAGAGGAGAAATATGATGGGCTTGTGTGCTCTTATTTACATGGGCTTGTGTGCTCTTATGTACATGTAATGTAAAGTGGGAAATTCTTCCAACGCCATCTGTTGACCAGCTTCAAAGAACAGTTGGTAGCGCCCTCTTTTGTCGGGCGTTTTTTCGAAAAACTCTTACGGTAGCGCCCTCTTTTATCGGGCGTTTTTTCGAAAGCGCAACCGTCTTAGCTATATAGCTAAACCGTCTTAGCTATATAGCTAAAACGTCTTAGCTATATAGCTGTCGAAAgcttttaaaagcttttgtGGAAGCTTTTATGTATATAGCCAAATCTAGCTACTACACGTTAACGTACACGTAAAAAAATACGATTACTAAGATAAGCGAAATGAGCCTTTTGGACTTAAATTTGACCATTTCGCAAAGCTAGGATTCCTGGATTCTTGGATTCTGGACATGATGATCCCGCCCGCCCGAGCGGGGTCAATTAAGGAGGCGTCCACAAGAACATGCTTCTATCTAATTCTGGACGTCATCCACATGAAATCGGTGAGTATATATCCGATATATAAAGattgtatataatatgtaagtATACGTGTTCGTATACCGCAGCCGGTCCTTGCACATATGCTGCTGATCCTGGCCACCACAGAGGACGGCAAAATTAACCAAGTGGCGTACAGCAAGGTGGtatgtattaatataaaaacatatatatatatatatatatatatatatatatatatatatatatatgtaatataaatatttctttcctTTCCTAAAAACACCAACAATTCACTGCTATATTTgcctgtttttcaacattttttcaaCCAAACTGCAGAACAATTCAAAAAGGAGCGGGCAGTTTAAAAGCAGAATTCCAGTTCCTATTCGGCCAAGTCCTAGTGCGTCTCCGGCGGGTGCGTCTTCTGGCTTTCCATTCCGGATCCTTCTAGTTCCATTCCTCGTCCTCGATCGTTTTGCCCTGCTCCCGGAGTTCCGAGCTTTCCTCCCCATCCCCCTTTACCCATCTCTATAAACATACCCATTATTacaacattattttaaaatacaatgcgattatgtaaattacaaatgttaattgtaacTTATTCCTACAggttttgggaacattattgcataattgaattagctaATACCAAAgtaattgatttataaataattattttgtggttgcatcttaaaatcggttcgattctaactttcaacattattgcaaatcGGTCGCCCCCGAATCggaccatttaagggttgtGAGCgttcaaaaaaaaagcatatatttaagattattttcaaataaatactttttatgttgttttacaattagAAGATAGGCTATTAGTAtattaaaagtgtttttgtttaaaacaCCAGCACATTCAATCTACAAACTGAACTAAATGTTATGTGAAAGGAATTTTTCCTACAACCTCGGCAACTATACTTTCAATCATTTTGCCACCAGAAAAGCtgattgcaattacaaatatttacaaataatgGTTTATTTTCAGCCGTAAATTCTTATTCcttcgattttattaatttaattagttttttaatttattaatttaatctaTGAGTTAAAGACTACAGCGGGCCATAATTTGATCAGCCCCTTATTACCAAATCTTAGACAAAGCAAACTTTTTGTTGAGAGCGGCCACctgaaattatttggaaatttaagtgaaatttaacaaaatttctttaaatcaccaagggaaattcgcaaatgttatagaatttatttccgagtggaaactagaataggcctgtatatatattttttaatttacctaaaaattaaacaacataaaaagtacggtaaataaaatatagcgAAAGggattaaaagaaaatttaaaaaaagaacgCTGAATATTTTTAGGCTAAAACAAATACATTACTAAGataaaaatatgcataatacattaaaaattatcGCATTAAAATCTTTCATTACGTTTTGCCGAAATCAGCGGCTGAACTAAAAGTTATTTCTGTAGGGTCGGGAGCGAATGccttacatttttgtaattatctTGAATACGAACAATTGCCAAAATCGAtcttttgtaaaattaaaacaatgaGAAAACAAAGCATAAATTTGTCGAAAACCGATGCAGCTAAAAcaaaatcgtacgattttgACCAAAcgtaatcgaaaaaaatattacgaAAACCGAAGtagcttaagggggtcttctcattcaaaagccgttttttggaccctttttaaaaaaattcttatttgaaaacgcaaagaataattgaaaactttttttgtttattgtaatcaaaaatgttcaaagtaactaaaaaagttgttcttgcctcgatacgagggttgttcaaagagtaatgagacttcaaacttggtggtcgaaaaaaaaggtgtcgtcctggcggccacgattcagggtctccagagcgtccgaaatgaaaaataaaaacggagttttaatcagaattgatgtcattttcgggtgacggaacagatttttttttaaatttttttaaacaaaatggggccattcaaaaaaaaatttcgattttgggctttttttttgtagtttagtgtaaaaaaaaaaatttaaaaaaaaatctgttccgtcacccgagaatggtgacaattctgcgtcgactccactttgtttcatgaaaatcggttcagttgaactggagatatcatggccgccagttcgaaaaacgtggtttcgagataaacgcgtttgaagtttgaaaaaagctcattttgcgaagaacttgcttcacaaaaaaggctgtatcttctaaagtatttcgaatttctaaaaatccttttggggacatatacacaccatcccaagctataaataaatgcaaaaaaaaaaaaatcgaaaaaaaaagttgcccaatgagaagacccccttaaatatttaaaaattaaatttattaaagtttaaaaaagtcTTTATATGACATATTGCCCGATATTTTTGTCGATAGATCATTTCGGACTTTTGATTCACATTCTAGTGCAGCTAAAAAATTGACCGTTAGGATATAATACTGAGAAACTGAGAAACTAGTTTGTGTAAAAGAGGAGGAAAGAGAGGTCGATCAATTCGATTAACCACTTgatccttaaaaaaatataataataatagtaaaataaataaatagcatTTCTTACCCAAATCTAGAACAGCCAAAGTGTTTGTACACTTCCATTCTCGCTCTGTCGTTGACTTGGATTCATTTATCACCAATGGAACCCAGCCTCCAAACACATACATTTTGTTTGCAATCATTGTTGAGCTATGCAGAGAACGTGGTAATGGTGCTTGTCCCAGAGTTCGCGGCTTTGCCCAAGTCATGGACTCTAGAAAGTAaggaatattaattttttttggaacGCTAGGACTGTTTTTAAAAGACTCACCTGTTTCCAATAACCACAAATCTCCCAAACGGCAGCCGCTCATACCGCCATAAATCAATAGATTCAAGTTACCGTTCGCTTTGCTTGTAAAGGCTATACCAGTGTGTGACTCCCTGGGTGGGGGACTATCGCCAAAGGTTTTTGGAACTATCCACTTTCCATTGTGACTGTGAACGCCACGGGTGTCTAGTATATACAGATCGTTCAGGTATctattaaaaacacaaaaaaaaaaaatatatataccattGAATTGTAAATTCCTAAATTTCAGACTTACTTgggtatattattttttggatCATCCGATTCATTTGCCAATCCACCAAATAGAAAGATCTTGTCGCCAACCATGGTATAACTGTGACCCAAACGTGGACATGGCGACATGCCACCACCATCGGGAGACTCAGGATACATTTTTCGCCATTCCCACTTCGTGGCCTGCAGCTCGTACAAATCGTTtgaatattttccatattcaATCATTCCGCCAAAGACAAACATGCGAGTTCCTTCTACAACAAAGCCATAGGCTGCACACCCGTTGGGTACATCTCCTTTCAACACTGGCACGTACCACTGATTGGTAACTAtaattaggaaaaaaaaaaagaaaagattaTAGGTAAgtttgtcgttttttttaatattttcccagAAGTGGCcactttgtattatttaagattttcggTATAAAATCGGGCTACTTCATTATATAGCTGCGATAAGAAAGATcggaaaataaagagaaacaagaaaggaagctaacttcggcacaccaaagtttttatacccttgcaaattggttttgatatttatattataaattataatgcagaaaacacacacaaaacagagtttcattacattttacctatacttattatgtttacagtttgactgttacagttttacattccaagctttacattttctctacatctaccgatcgcttctatggcagctatatgatatagttgtccgattttcataaaatttctaacaaaattctgaaataatactaaaagctcatgtctcaaattagatgaaaatacattgaaaaacaacgaagctataattttttttcctattcattttccgatcgttcttgtggcagctataagatatagtcgtccgattttcataaaattttaacaaaattctggaataatcaggcctgctccggtaatcgtaaaattttttcgatttcgttttgggcgaaaacgaaccgttttcgtttttagctgctccggttttcggcaaatttctgctatcggatgtttcgttttctcattgtttctcactgctcaagcagctaacttgtgttgttggtaataagcaaacaacgtaaagtactgcctattatatttacaattgccccttttctaagccagaaaaaggcaaaaaaatggtagaattaagcaaatccaggcacctaagatgctgccacacttttcacagttctaattccggtggtcttaaataattatttggttaatttggaccatttaagtaatcacattaaatagcattatttataaacaaccattttggcggtcctttaaagttattaatgtattcatttatattttataagtatttttaactggatgtttcgttccaccaacaatatggcaaccttggcgataactttttgcggtgaacttatcgacctatcgccaaaccgagaaaactggttgaacacggcaaaaattttgttgtcaaatctgaggaggggtcagaaataaattttttataaaataactaagtgccagaatgatcttgtggtggtgtggaataaacatcaatagaccactgagtaaactatttttttccttttgtaaataagatctgatttcatttaaaaaaagccatttacttttcattccggccagaaaaaggtgcccgtttttcaaatcgaaaaaatctttcgatttcgattaccggagcaccaatttctcgttttcaaaaacgaaaacgaaaaattcttgccgctttcgattaccggagcaggcctgtatatGTGCATTTCCATGatgtcgcacgcgacattcgtacgcattcaaagcaaaaagtatggtacattttatttttatttcttttaaaaatagtaaCTTATAGCTCTTGCCTAGGGCTATAATTGGTGTTAGTGTTGATTTTGAGTGTATGctcaaatttaagaaatttaaaaaaaattgaagggttcgcacgcgacaaaaacaaaagtcaCTTAACGCGGCGAGCTGTTTAAACACTGATTTTAGCGAAACGGCTgggaatattttaatgaaacaaatttttcaATGTTATGCGATAATGTCATTTTCATATGCTTTTATTTACAATCAGAAATTTagcttagtttatttttttatttaaatttaataaggtGTCGCACGCGACAGTTTTTATCATCATACTTTCCATGtaattttttactatttaagtaaattagaagagcatatatccattttatttcgactttttgcattcttcttGTGATGTTAGTAAACAACAGTCAAATCATAATGCCTTGGTTTGGatgtaattataaaaatgttttatgatgtttttcatcaaaataatgaaaaatcgtgtttgcgcgaatatgcattcgaatatttcgaaatttgttttagaatatgataaagcccttcaaatttaatcaattcACCTTTTTCTAATGTTACTatgtttgaaaaaaaaacattttagagaAGTTTTAGTCTTTTGGCCGCGGTTAACATTTCTGTGGAAATGTccatatgcaaagtttcattcagatagctttaagaCTGAgcgactagtttgcgtagaaacggacagacggacggacggacggacaacggacagacggacggacggacagacggacatggctagatcgagatcaagaatatatatactttatagggtcggaaaggtctcctccactgcgttgcaaacttctgactgaaattataataccctgcaagggtataaatatcaaaaccaatctgcaagggtatacaaacttcgccgtgccgaagttagcttcctttcttgtttttaatttaaaaccagTTTAGTATTTTGCTTTACCTTTTAAcactaaataaatttgttgttttaaatttagggacaatttttgtatatacaaatttttgtgAAATTACTGTGTTAGGTTATAGACTCATGGTTTTGGTGTAAATTCAAGTAAGATGGGTTGATAGCCCCGCTTAGCTGGTTCTTtattatagtatttattttttaaaattatatttattttgattattgcAAGTTTTGCGTCTTCctgcttttttaattttcagcttTCGTTATGGTTCTCTCTGCTGTCGCATCTGCTGAATTTTCAACCGAACTgctgatattttttataataaataactttttCATTTTCGTAAAAAAAGATTTACTAAATTCTTGTTCGCTAAGTTTATCGGACTCTGAATTACATTCAAAGGCCTCGTCACTATATCGATCAAGCGATCAGAAAGCTCAAAGTATTCGCCAACCTACCTACCCATGCACATATGACGTTTTCATTgtaaaatattcttttgtgAGGTCTAAGCTGGGACCCAATGGATCCATACTCTTTTATCGCCTCGAACGTATTCAGAAAAAGTTTCTGTGTTTTGCCCTTAATTCTTTTAAGTTCCATGAACCCGTTCCCTCCTATTCCGCTAAATGTCGTCTTGTGTACTTGTCATCTTTTCGACATAATTTCAAGCAAAATCGATTATCCTGCATTGCTaagttttatacatttttcaatgcCTTAAATGAGCCCATTTCTAGAgccttaaattatttcaacaaTCTGCCACCTAACATATTACGTATATCAACTTGCTATTAAACGCAGCTCTTGCGTTCTTAGTTATTCTATTATTGGGATATAATAAcacatttatgtacatatacatatgtgcatATGTATATGACAAAAGTTGTGTATACTGAAAATAAATCTATCGCTATTAGAAGTAcagtaatattaaaaacaaaatttgcacatatatattaatttttctaaGGTATTCA harbors:
- the LOC138929046 gene encoding uncharacterized protein, which translates into the protein MMIPPARAGSIKEASTRTCFYLILDVIHMKSPVLAHMLLILATTEDGKINQVAYSKVNNSKRSGQFKSRIPVPIRPSPSASPAGASSGFPFRILLVPFLVLDRFALLPEFRAFLPIPLYPSL
- the LOC121502839 gene encoding host cell factor-like codes for the protein MSIRLENPQPPCLYNGRAIGPPPFLYSGTFTLLKTSVTNQWYVPVLKGDVPNGCAAYGFVVEGTRMFVFGGMIEYGKYSNDLYELQATKWEWRKMYPESPDGGGMSPCPRLGHSYTMVGDKIFLFGGLANESDDPKNNIPKYLNDLYILDTRGVHSHNGKWIVPKTFGDSPPPRESHTGIAFTSKANGNLNLLIYGGMSGCRLGDLWLLETESMTWAKPRTLGQAPLPRSLHSSTMIANKMYVFGGWVPLVINESKSTTEREWKCTNTLAVLDLGGRSQQKVCFV